Below is a genomic region from Rouxiella chamberiensis.
TTCTCCTGTCGAAAGGCAGGAGAAGGGATTACGCTTTCACCCGGCGAGTAAGCCAGATCCCGTGATGCGGTCTTTGCCGCCAGGCCAGAGACGAAATCGTGTTCATGGCGCTGAGATGGGAAAGCACGCGGCGCAGATGCCGCTCCATTTCGGTAACGGGCATATCGGTATGCATGTCCGGCGGCTGAAACGCCGTCGATCCGCTGCTCGTTCCGTCGGTGGTTAATCGCTGCTGACAACTCTGCAAGGCAATTTCGCAAGTCTGCAAATACTCGATGGCCAGTTTCGGCGTCAGCATGTAATGCTCGCGCGCAAGAATGGTCATGGCGTTGATATGGTCGACCAAAAACTGACTGTGCGTCACCCAAAGCCGCATATCCGTCAGATAATGCGAATTGAATCCCGGCTCCTGCATGGCCTGATTCAGCGAGGTAAATAGCTGATTATGCGCCTGATTCACTTTCATGCGGGCGTAGGCCAGCTCGGCGGGATCCGGATCTTGCTGCAATACCCGTCTAATGGCTTCCTGATCGGCCTCCAGCGCCTGATGCGCGTTGGTGCGCAGCATCCCGCTCTGCCACTGCGGCCACAGCCAGATAGTGCCGCCAAACGCCAGCGCGCAGCCAATCAGGGTATCAATCAGCCGCGGCAGCAGGAAATGCGCACCATTGAGCGCCAGAATCTGCAACGTATAGACCGCCGTCACCGTCAGGCCAATCATTCCCAACCCGTAATTTTTGCGCAGCACCGTGTAGGAGACAAGGGTAATGATCAGCATGAGCAGCAGCGTTAAATTTTGCGGAATGGCGAGCTGAAGCAGACCCGCGGCCGCGATAAGCCCTATCAGCGTGCCGAGCGCACGGTGCTGAATCCGCACCCGCGTGGCGTTGTAGCCGTTTTGGCTCACCAGCAGGGTGGTAAGCAAAATCCAGTAAGGTTTTGGCAAATTGAAGAACATGCCGAGCGTACTGCCTATCGCCAGAATAACGCCAAGCCGCGCGGCATTGCGCAGGGCCGCCGACTTGAAGGAGAGATAGCTTTTCAGCGCGGCCCAGAAGGGCAGCCGATTCTGCTCCTGCATCAAATCACGGCGATACAGCGGGCGCTGGGTGCGCAGCAGGCGGGCAATGCGACTGAAATGGTAATAGCAAAACTGACCAACGGGATTCTCGCGATAGCGCGAGGCAATCTTCTCCAGCGCCGCCAGTTCATTGGCCATCGAGAAACGCACGGAACGGCGATGATAGAGAATGTCGTCGCCAATCACCCGCAATCGCGCACCAATCACCTGCGCATTGCGGCGGATAACCGCTTCCGCGTGGCTCTCCTCCACCAGCTTTTGCACTTCGGTAGGCAGATGCAGGCTGACGGTAATGTGCTCCTGCAAATCCAGCGCCACCTGAAAACTGCGCAGCAGCCGTTTGCGATGTTGATGCTGGTTGGTGGGCAGCATATGCAGTTGCTGATAGAGCAGGGCAATCAGGTCGAT
It encodes:
- a CDS encoding YccS/YhfK family putative transporter; its protein translation is MTLWRRLFYHPEINYALRQTLVLCLPIAFAMLFGELKMGLLFALVPACCNISGLDTPHKHFFKRLAIGGSLFAVSSILLQLMLVNWHVPLPFIMLGLSLVIGVTGEIGPLHGRLLSGALVASIFTLSMAGVVPIWHAPLLFVVGTAWYGLFNWLWFRLSEEQPMRETLSQLYNELADYFEAKYSLLTQHTDPETALPPLLKRQQKVIDLIALLYQQLHMLPTNQHQHRKRLLRSFQVALDLQEHITVSLHLPTEVQKLVEESHAEAVIRRNAQVIGARLRVIGDDILYHRRSVRFSMANELAALEKIASRYRENPVGQFCYYHFSRIARLLRTQRPLYRRDLMQEQNRLPFWAALKSYLSFKSAALRNAARLGVILAIGSTLGMFFNLPKPYWILLTTLLVSQNGYNATRVRIQHRALGTLIGLIAAAGLLQLAIPQNLTLLLMLIITLVSYTVLRKNYGLGMIGLTVTAVYTLQILALNGAHFLLPRLIDTLIGCALAFGGTIWLWPQWQSGMLRTNAHQALEADQEAIRRVLQQDPDPAELAYARMKVNQAHNQLFTSLNQAMQEPGFNSHYLTDMRLWVTHSQFLVDHINAMTILAREHYMLTPKLAIEYLQTCEIALQSCQQRLTTDGTSSGSTAFQPPDMHTDMPVTEMERHLRRVLSHLSAMNTISSLAWRQRPHHGIWLTRRVKA